A part of Dasypus novemcinctus isolate mDasNov1 chromosome 5, mDasNov1.1.hap2, whole genome shotgun sequence genomic DNA contains:
- the LOC101442448 gene encoding TRPM8 channel-associated factor 1 isoform X2, protein MATPSAAFEALMNGVTSWDVPEDAIPCELLLIGEASFPVMVNDMGQVLIAASTYGRGRLVVVSHEEYLVEAQLTPFLLNAVGWLSSSPGAHIGVHPSLAPLVKILEGSGVEAKIEAEVKDSLGVYCIDAYNETMTEKLVTFIKHGGGLLIGGQAWDWANQGDDERVLFTFPGNLVTSVAGVYFTDNKGDTSFFKVSKKMPKIPVLVSCEDDLSEDREELLHGISELDITNSDCFPSQLLVHGALAFPLGLDSYHGCVIAAARYGRGRVVVTGHKVLFTVGRLGPFLLNAVRWLDGGRRGKIVVQTELRTLSGLLAVGGIDASVEPHLTSDASVYCFEPVSDMDVKELQEFVAEGGGLFVGAQAWWWAFKNPGVSPLARFPGNLLLNPFGISITSQSLNPGPFRTPKSGIRTYHFRSTLAEFQVIMGRKRGNVEKGWLAKLGPDGAAFLQIPAEEIPAYMSVHRLLRKLLSRYRLPVATRENPVINDCCRGAMLSLATGLAHSGSDLSLLVPEIEDMYSSPYLRPSESPITVEVNCTNLGTRYCWMSTGLYIPGRQIIEVSLPEAAAAADLKIQIGCHTDDLTRASKLFRAPLVINRCCLDKPTKSITCLWGGLLYIIVPQSTKLGSVPITVKGAVHAPYYKLGETSQEEWKKRIQENPGPWGELATDNIILTVPTANLRTLENPEPLLRLWDEVMQAVARLGAEPFPLRLPQRIVADVQISVGWMHAGYPIMCHLESVQELINEKLIRTKGLWGPVHELGRNQQRQEWEFPPHTTEATCNLWCVYVHETVLGIPRGRANIALWPPVREKRVRIYLGKGPNVKNWNAWTALETYLQLQEAFGWEPFIRLFTEYRNQTNLPTDNVDKMNLWVKMFSHQVQKNLAPFFEAWAWPIQKEVATSLAYLPEWKENIMKLYLLTQMPH, encoded by the exons ATGGCAACTCCCTCTGCTGCTTTTGAGGCCCTCATGAATGGGGTGACAAGCTGGGATGTCCCCGAAGATGCCATTCCTTGTGAACTGCTTCTTATTGGAGAGGCCTCGTTTCCAGTAATGGTGAATGACATGGGCCAGGTTCTCATCGCTGCCTCCACCTATGGCCGAGGACGCCTGGTGGTAGTGTCCCATGAGGAATACTTGGTGGAAGCCCAGCTGACTCCCTTTCTCCTCAACGCAGTGGGCTggctctcttcctcccctggggCTCACATTGGTGTACACCCATCCCTTGCACCTTTGGTCAAAATCCTTGAGGGCTCTGGAGTGGAGGCAAAGATTGAAGCAGAAGTGAAAGACTCCCTAGGGGTTTACTGTATTGATGCCTACAATGAAACCATGACTGAAAAGCTGGTCACGTTTATTAAACATGGAGGCGGCTTGCTCATTGGAGGCCAAGCCTGGGATTGGGCCAACCAGGGCGATGATGAAAGAGTTCTGTTCACATTTCCTGGGAACCTAGTGACCAGTGTGGCTGGCGTGTACTTCACTGACAACAAAGGGGACACGAGTTTCTTTAAAGTCTCGAAGAAGATGCCCAAGATCCCAGTCTTGGTCAG TTGTGAAGATGATCTCTCCGAGGACAGAGAAGAACTGCTGCATGGGATTTCAGAGCTGGACATCACCAACTCAGATTGTTTCCCATCCCAGCTGCTGGTGCACGGGGCTTTAGCCTTTCCCTTGGGGTTAGATTCCTACCATGGCTGTGTGATAGCAGCAGCCCGTTACGGACGGGGCCGGGTGGTCGTGACTGGCCATAAGGTGTTATTCACTGTGGGTAGATTGGGCCCCTTTCTGCTCAATGCTGTCCGCTGGCTGGATGGGGGCCGCAGAGGCAAGATTGTGGTGCAAACAGAACTTAGAACACTGAGTGGCCTGCTAGCAGTCGGGGGCATAGATGCTAGCGTTGAGCCCCATCTGACCAGTGATGCAAGTGTCTATTGCTTTGAACCTGTGAGTGACATGGATGTGAAAGAACTGCAGGAGTTTGTAGCAGAGGGTGGGGGACTATTCGTTGGAGCCCAAGCCTGGTGGTGGGCCTTTAAGAACCCAGGAGTGTCCCCTTTGGCTCGATTCCCAGGTAACCTCCTCCTCAACCCTTTTGGCATCAGCATCACAAGCCAAAGTCTCAATCCTGGGCCCTTTCGTACTCCCAAATCAGGGATAAGGACCTATCACTTCCGCTCCACCTTGGCTGAGTTCCAGGTTATAATGGGCAGAAAGAGAGGGAATGTGGAAAAAGGCTGGTTGGCAAAGCTGGGACCAGATGGTGCAGCTTTCCTACAGATTCCTGCAGAAGAGATCCCTGCCTATATGTCTGTGCATCGACTCCTGAGGAAACTGCTAAGTCGCTATCGCCTCCCAGTAGCAACCCGAGAAAACCCTGTTATTAATGACTGCTGCCGGGGTGCTATGCTTTCCCTGGCCACTGGCCTGGCCCATTCTGGAAGTGACCTCTCTCTCTTAGTCCCAGAAATTGAAGATATGTACAGCAGCCCCTATCTGCGCCCTTCAGAATCTCCTATCACCGTTGAGGTCAATTGCACCAATCTAG GTACCAGATATTGCTGGATGAGTACAGGGCTCTACATACCTGGAAGGCAAATTATAGAAGTCTCACTGCCTGaggcagctgctgctgctgaccTGAAG ATACAGATTGGCTGTCACACTGACGACCTGACCAGGGCCAGCAAGCTTTTCCGAGCCCCGCTAGTGATTAACCGGTGTTGCTTGGACAAACCCACAAAATCAATCACCTGCCTCTGGGGTGGTCTTCTCTATATCATCGTGCCCCAGAGCACCAAACTGGGTTCTGTGCCCATCACTGTTAAGGGGGCTGTGCATGCCCCTTACTACAAGCTGG GGGAGACATCCCAAGAGGAGTGGAAGAAGCGTATTCAAGAGAATCCAGGTCCCTGGGGGGAGCTGGCTACAGACAACATCATCCTGACGGTGCCAACAGCAAATCTTCGTACCCTGGAAAACCCTGAGCCACTGCTTCGCCTCTGGGATGAGGTGATGCAGGCTGTGGCACGACTTGGAGCTGAACCCTTCCCTTTGCGTCTGCCACAGAGGATTGTTGCTGACGTGCAGATCTCAGTTG GGTGGATGCATGCAGGGTACCCCATCATGTGCCATCTGGAATCTGTGCAGGAGCTTATCAATGAGAAACTCATCAGGACCAAGGGGCTGTGGGGCCCCGTCCATGAGCTGGGCCGCAACCAGCAGCGGCAGGAGTGGGAATTCCCACCACACACCACCGAGGCCACCTGCAACCTGTGGTGTGTTTATGTACATGAAACAGTCCTGGGCATTCCTCGAGGTCGTGCCAATATTGCTCTTTGGCCCCCAGTTCGAGAGAAAAGAGTCAGAATCTATTTGGGCAAAGGTCCCAATGTGAAAAACTGGAATGCGTGGACCGCGCTGGAAACGTATTTGCAG ctACAGGAGGCCTTTGGTTGGGAGCCATTTATCCGTCTCTTCACCGAGTATAGGAACCAGACTAACTTGCCCACAGACAATGTTGACAAAATGAATCTGTGGGTCAAGATGTTCTCCCACCAAGTGCAGAAGAATCTGGCTCCTTTCTTTGAGGCCTGGGCCTGGCCCATCCAGAAGGAAGTGGCTACCAGCCTGGCCTATCTGCCTGAgtggaaggaaaatattatgaaattataCCTTCTCACACAGAT gcCCCACTGA
- the LOC101442448 gene encoding TRPM8 channel-associated factor 1 isoform X3 yields MATPSAAFEALMNGVTSWDVPEDAIPCELLLIGEASFPVMVNDMGQVLIAASTYGRGRLVVVSHEEYLVEAQLTPFLLNAVGWLSSSPGAHIGVHPSLAPLVKILEGSGVEAKIEAEVKDSLGVYCIDAYNETMTEKLVTFIKHGGGLLIGGQAWDWANQGDDERVLFTFPGNLVTSVAGVYFTDNKGDTSFFKVSKKMPKIPVLVSCEDDLSEDREELLHGISELDITNSDCFPSQLLVHGALAFPLGLDSYHGCVIAAARYGRGRVVVTGHKVLFTVGRLGPFLLNAVRWLDGGRRGKIVVQTELRTLSGLLAVGGIDASVEPHLTSDASVYCFEPVSDMDVKELQEFVAEGGGLFVGAQAWWWAFKNPGVSPLARFPGNLLLNPFGISITSQSLNPGPFRTPKSGIRTYHFRSTLAEFQVIMGRKRGNVEKGWLAKLGPDGAAFLQIPAEEIPAYMSVHRLLRKLLSRYRLPVATRENPVINDCCRGAMLSLATGLAHSGSDLSLLVPEIEDMYSSPYLRPSESPITVEVNCTNLGTRYCWMSTGLYIPGRQIIEVSLPEAAAAADLKIQIGCHTDDLTRASKLFRAPLVINRCCLDKPTKSITCLWGGLLYIIVPQSTKLGSVPITVKGAVHAPYYKLGETSQEEWKKRIQENPGPWGELATDNIILTVPTANLRTLENPEPLLRLWDEVMQAVARLGAEPFPLRLPQRIVADVQISVGWMHAGYPIMCHLESVQELINEKLIRTKGLWGPVHELGRNQQRQEWEFPPHTTEATCNLWCVYVHETVLGIPRGRANIALWPPVREKRVRIYLGKGPNVKNWNAWTALETYLQLQEAFGWEPFIRLFTEYRNQTNLPTDNVDKMNLWVKMFSHQVQKNLAPFFEAWAWPIQKEVATSLAYLPEWKENIMKLYLLTQM; encoded by the exons ATGGCAACTCCCTCTGCTGCTTTTGAGGCCCTCATGAATGGGGTGACAAGCTGGGATGTCCCCGAAGATGCCATTCCTTGTGAACTGCTTCTTATTGGAGAGGCCTCGTTTCCAGTAATGGTGAATGACATGGGCCAGGTTCTCATCGCTGCCTCCACCTATGGCCGAGGACGCCTGGTGGTAGTGTCCCATGAGGAATACTTGGTGGAAGCCCAGCTGACTCCCTTTCTCCTCAACGCAGTGGGCTggctctcttcctcccctggggCTCACATTGGTGTACACCCATCCCTTGCACCTTTGGTCAAAATCCTTGAGGGCTCTGGAGTGGAGGCAAAGATTGAAGCAGAAGTGAAAGACTCCCTAGGGGTTTACTGTATTGATGCCTACAATGAAACCATGACTGAAAAGCTGGTCACGTTTATTAAACATGGAGGCGGCTTGCTCATTGGAGGCCAAGCCTGGGATTGGGCCAACCAGGGCGATGATGAAAGAGTTCTGTTCACATTTCCTGGGAACCTAGTGACCAGTGTGGCTGGCGTGTACTTCACTGACAACAAAGGGGACACGAGTTTCTTTAAAGTCTCGAAGAAGATGCCCAAGATCCCAGTCTTGGTCAG TTGTGAAGATGATCTCTCCGAGGACAGAGAAGAACTGCTGCATGGGATTTCAGAGCTGGACATCACCAACTCAGATTGTTTCCCATCCCAGCTGCTGGTGCACGGGGCTTTAGCCTTTCCCTTGGGGTTAGATTCCTACCATGGCTGTGTGATAGCAGCAGCCCGTTACGGACGGGGCCGGGTGGTCGTGACTGGCCATAAGGTGTTATTCACTGTGGGTAGATTGGGCCCCTTTCTGCTCAATGCTGTCCGCTGGCTGGATGGGGGCCGCAGAGGCAAGATTGTGGTGCAAACAGAACTTAGAACACTGAGTGGCCTGCTAGCAGTCGGGGGCATAGATGCTAGCGTTGAGCCCCATCTGACCAGTGATGCAAGTGTCTATTGCTTTGAACCTGTGAGTGACATGGATGTGAAAGAACTGCAGGAGTTTGTAGCAGAGGGTGGGGGACTATTCGTTGGAGCCCAAGCCTGGTGGTGGGCCTTTAAGAACCCAGGAGTGTCCCCTTTGGCTCGATTCCCAGGTAACCTCCTCCTCAACCCTTTTGGCATCAGCATCACAAGCCAAAGTCTCAATCCTGGGCCCTTTCGTACTCCCAAATCAGGGATAAGGACCTATCACTTCCGCTCCACCTTGGCTGAGTTCCAGGTTATAATGGGCAGAAAGAGAGGGAATGTGGAAAAAGGCTGGTTGGCAAAGCTGGGACCAGATGGTGCAGCTTTCCTACAGATTCCTGCAGAAGAGATCCCTGCCTATATGTCTGTGCATCGACTCCTGAGGAAACTGCTAAGTCGCTATCGCCTCCCAGTAGCAACCCGAGAAAACCCTGTTATTAATGACTGCTGCCGGGGTGCTATGCTTTCCCTGGCCACTGGCCTGGCCCATTCTGGAAGTGACCTCTCTCTCTTAGTCCCAGAAATTGAAGATATGTACAGCAGCCCCTATCTGCGCCCTTCAGAATCTCCTATCACCGTTGAGGTCAATTGCACCAATCTAG GTACCAGATATTGCTGGATGAGTACAGGGCTCTACATACCTGGAAGGCAAATTATAGAAGTCTCACTGCCTGaggcagctgctgctgctgaccTGAAG ATACAGATTGGCTGTCACACTGACGACCTGACCAGGGCCAGCAAGCTTTTCCGAGCCCCGCTAGTGATTAACCGGTGTTGCTTGGACAAACCCACAAAATCAATCACCTGCCTCTGGGGTGGTCTTCTCTATATCATCGTGCCCCAGAGCACCAAACTGGGTTCTGTGCCCATCACTGTTAAGGGGGCTGTGCATGCCCCTTACTACAAGCTGG GGGAGACATCCCAAGAGGAGTGGAAGAAGCGTATTCAAGAGAATCCAGGTCCCTGGGGGGAGCTGGCTACAGACAACATCATCCTGACGGTGCCAACAGCAAATCTTCGTACCCTGGAAAACCCTGAGCCACTGCTTCGCCTCTGGGATGAGGTGATGCAGGCTGTGGCACGACTTGGAGCTGAACCCTTCCCTTTGCGTCTGCCACAGAGGATTGTTGCTGACGTGCAGATCTCAGTTG GGTGGATGCATGCAGGGTACCCCATCATGTGCCATCTGGAATCTGTGCAGGAGCTTATCAATGAGAAACTCATCAGGACCAAGGGGCTGTGGGGCCCCGTCCATGAGCTGGGCCGCAACCAGCAGCGGCAGGAGTGGGAATTCCCACCACACACCACCGAGGCCACCTGCAACCTGTGGTGTGTTTATGTACATGAAACAGTCCTGGGCATTCCTCGAGGTCGTGCCAATATTGCTCTTTGGCCCCCAGTTCGAGAGAAAAGAGTCAGAATCTATTTGGGCAAAGGTCCCAATGTGAAAAACTGGAATGCGTGGACCGCGCTGGAAACGTATTTGCAG ctACAGGAGGCCTTTGGTTGGGAGCCATTTATCCGTCTCTTCACCGAGTATAGGAACCAGACTAACTTGCCCACAGACAATGTTGACAAAATGAATCTGTGGGTCAAGATGTTCTCCCACCAAGTGCAGAAGAATCTGGCTCCTTTCTTTGAGGCCTGGGCCTGGCCCATCCAGAAGGAAGTGGCTACCAGCCTGGCCTATCTGCCTGAgtggaaggaaaatattatgaaattataCCTTCTCACACAGATGTAA
- the LOC101442448 gene encoding TRPM8 channel-associated factor 1 isoform X1, which yields MHCCMPRGRTPWFSPRIQGSSRKKLTLSGAPISFWEHPPSRPLPRLLLSTSQGLASAARSLLCGEAPSPWDSRLPSGPAFAASEPTLQANSRANDSERTMATPSAAFEALMNGVTSWDVPEDAIPCELLLIGEASFPVMVNDMGQVLIAASTYGRGRLVVVSHEEYLVEAQLTPFLLNAVGWLSSSPGAHIGVHPSLAPLVKILEGSGVEAKIEAEVKDSLGVYCIDAYNETMTEKLVTFIKHGGGLLIGGQAWDWANQGDDERVLFTFPGNLVTSVAGVYFTDNKGDTSFFKVSKKMPKIPVLVSCEDDLSEDREELLHGISELDITNSDCFPSQLLVHGALAFPLGLDSYHGCVIAAARYGRGRVVVTGHKVLFTVGRLGPFLLNAVRWLDGGRRGKIVVQTELRTLSGLLAVGGIDASVEPHLTSDASVYCFEPVSDMDVKELQEFVAEGGGLFVGAQAWWWAFKNPGVSPLARFPGNLLLNPFGISITSQSLNPGPFRTPKSGIRTYHFRSTLAEFQVIMGRKRGNVEKGWLAKLGPDGAAFLQIPAEEIPAYMSVHRLLRKLLSRYRLPVATRENPVINDCCRGAMLSLATGLAHSGSDLSLLVPEIEDMYSSPYLRPSESPITVEVNCTNLGTRYCWMSTGLYIPGRQIIEVSLPEAAAAADLKIQIGCHTDDLTRASKLFRAPLVINRCCLDKPTKSITCLWGGLLYIIVPQSTKLGSVPITVKGAVHAPYYKLGETSQEEWKKRIQENPGPWGELATDNIILTVPTANLRTLENPEPLLRLWDEVMQAVARLGAEPFPLRLPQRIVADVQISVGWMHAGYPIMCHLESVQELINEKLIRTKGLWGPVHELGRNQQRQEWEFPPHTTEATCNLWCVYVHETVLGIPRGRANIALWPPVREKRVRIYLGKGPNVKNWNAWTALETYLQLQEAFGWEPFIRLFTEYRNQTNLPTDNVDKMNLWVKMFSHQVQKNLAPFFEAWAWPIQKEVATSLAYLPEWKENIMKLYLLTQMPH from the exons ATTCTGAGAGAACCATGGCAACTCCCTCTGCTGCTTTTGAGGCCCTCATGAATGGGGTGACAAGCTGGGATGTCCCCGAAGATGCCATTCCTTGTGAACTGCTTCTTATTGGAGAGGCCTCGTTTCCAGTAATGGTGAATGACATGGGCCAGGTTCTCATCGCTGCCTCCACCTATGGCCGAGGACGCCTGGTGGTAGTGTCCCATGAGGAATACTTGGTGGAAGCCCAGCTGACTCCCTTTCTCCTCAACGCAGTGGGCTggctctcttcctcccctggggCTCACATTGGTGTACACCCATCCCTTGCACCTTTGGTCAAAATCCTTGAGGGCTCTGGAGTGGAGGCAAAGATTGAAGCAGAAGTGAAAGACTCCCTAGGGGTTTACTGTATTGATGCCTACAATGAAACCATGACTGAAAAGCTGGTCACGTTTATTAAACATGGAGGCGGCTTGCTCATTGGAGGCCAAGCCTGGGATTGGGCCAACCAGGGCGATGATGAAAGAGTTCTGTTCACATTTCCTGGGAACCTAGTGACCAGTGTGGCTGGCGTGTACTTCACTGACAACAAAGGGGACACGAGTTTCTTTAAAGTCTCGAAGAAGATGCCCAAGATCCCAGTCTTGGTCAG TTGTGAAGATGATCTCTCCGAGGACAGAGAAGAACTGCTGCATGGGATTTCAGAGCTGGACATCACCAACTCAGATTGTTTCCCATCCCAGCTGCTGGTGCACGGGGCTTTAGCCTTTCCCTTGGGGTTAGATTCCTACCATGGCTGTGTGATAGCAGCAGCCCGTTACGGACGGGGCCGGGTGGTCGTGACTGGCCATAAGGTGTTATTCACTGTGGGTAGATTGGGCCCCTTTCTGCTCAATGCTGTCCGCTGGCTGGATGGGGGCCGCAGAGGCAAGATTGTGGTGCAAACAGAACTTAGAACACTGAGTGGCCTGCTAGCAGTCGGGGGCATAGATGCTAGCGTTGAGCCCCATCTGACCAGTGATGCAAGTGTCTATTGCTTTGAACCTGTGAGTGACATGGATGTGAAAGAACTGCAGGAGTTTGTAGCAGAGGGTGGGGGACTATTCGTTGGAGCCCAAGCCTGGTGGTGGGCCTTTAAGAACCCAGGAGTGTCCCCTTTGGCTCGATTCCCAGGTAACCTCCTCCTCAACCCTTTTGGCATCAGCATCACAAGCCAAAGTCTCAATCCTGGGCCCTTTCGTACTCCCAAATCAGGGATAAGGACCTATCACTTCCGCTCCACCTTGGCTGAGTTCCAGGTTATAATGGGCAGAAAGAGAGGGAATGTGGAAAAAGGCTGGTTGGCAAAGCTGGGACCAGATGGTGCAGCTTTCCTACAGATTCCTGCAGAAGAGATCCCTGCCTATATGTCTGTGCATCGACTCCTGAGGAAACTGCTAAGTCGCTATCGCCTCCCAGTAGCAACCCGAGAAAACCCTGTTATTAATGACTGCTGCCGGGGTGCTATGCTTTCCCTGGCCACTGGCCTGGCCCATTCTGGAAGTGACCTCTCTCTCTTAGTCCCAGAAATTGAAGATATGTACAGCAGCCCCTATCTGCGCCCTTCAGAATCTCCTATCACCGTTGAGGTCAATTGCACCAATCTAG GTACCAGATATTGCTGGATGAGTACAGGGCTCTACATACCTGGAAGGCAAATTATAGAAGTCTCACTGCCTGaggcagctgctgctgctgaccTGAAG ATACAGATTGGCTGTCACACTGACGACCTGACCAGGGCCAGCAAGCTTTTCCGAGCCCCGCTAGTGATTAACCGGTGTTGCTTGGACAAACCCACAAAATCAATCACCTGCCTCTGGGGTGGTCTTCTCTATATCATCGTGCCCCAGAGCACCAAACTGGGTTCTGTGCCCATCACTGTTAAGGGGGCTGTGCATGCCCCTTACTACAAGCTGG GGGAGACATCCCAAGAGGAGTGGAAGAAGCGTATTCAAGAGAATCCAGGTCCCTGGGGGGAGCTGGCTACAGACAACATCATCCTGACGGTGCCAACAGCAAATCTTCGTACCCTGGAAAACCCTGAGCCACTGCTTCGCCTCTGGGATGAGGTGATGCAGGCTGTGGCACGACTTGGAGCTGAACCCTTCCCTTTGCGTCTGCCACAGAGGATTGTTGCTGACGTGCAGATCTCAGTTG GGTGGATGCATGCAGGGTACCCCATCATGTGCCATCTGGAATCTGTGCAGGAGCTTATCAATGAGAAACTCATCAGGACCAAGGGGCTGTGGGGCCCCGTCCATGAGCTGGGCCGCAACCAGCAGCGGCAGGAGTGGGAATTCCCACCACACACCACCGAGGCCACCTGCAACCTGTGGTGTGTTTATGTACATGAAACAGTCCTGGGCATTCCTCGAGGTCGTGCCAATATTGCTCTTTGGCCCCCAGTTCGAGAGAAAAGAGTCAGAATCTATTTGGGCAAAGGTCCCAATGTGAAAAACTGGAATGCGTGGACCGCGCTGGAAACGTATTTGCAG ctACAGGAGGCCTTTGGTTGGGAGCCATTTATCCGTCTCTTCACCGAGTATAGGAACCAGACTAACTTGCCCACAGACAATGTTGACAAAATGAATCTGTGGGTCAAGATGTTCTCCCACCAAGTGCAGAAGAATCTGGCTCCTTTCTTTGAGGCCTGGGCCTGGCCCATCCAGAAGGAAGTGGCTACCAGCCTGGCCTATCTGCCTGAgtggaaggaaaatattatgaaattataCCTTCTCACACAGAT gcCCCACTGA